The Populus alba chromosome 4, ASM523922v2, whole genome shotgun sequence genome contains a region encoding:
- the LOC118039007 gene encoding phenolic glucoside malonyltransferase 1 — translation MAPQDSVKVLELCQVAPACNSPESVTNFSLPLTFLDIAWFKFPPAQQIIFYELTESSPTFFNLVILPRLKKSLSQALFHFLPLAGHLVWPENSQKPILLYTLNDAISLTIAESNADLSHLSGNETRQAIESFPYIPELPTSDTKASVIALQITLFPNKGFSISIVCHHGILDGKSATTFIKAWAYICKHLENDQQPSLPSELTPFLDRGVIKDAHGLEMIFLNQWLALTRSDIKSDSRSLKLVSNMAVSPDVVRATFQLTREDIEILRETISSQLEKVHKEELKPTKQLDYMSTFVLTCAYTVVCMVKARGGDNNRKIYFIFSADCRGRLDPPIPQNYIGNCISSQHIVIKAGVSMEECGVAMIAERISGMIKGLEKGLFEGAKERLLELASIEPGAEIIGVTGSTRFEDYSWDFGWGRPNKVEFTGNARGGVISLARSREGNGGVEIGLALKRHEMENLVSFFVNDLKNFAQISK, via the coding sequence ATGGCTCCTCAAGATTCTGTTAAAGTACTAGAGCTCTGCCAAGTTGCCCCGGCCTGCAACTCACCCGAGTCAGTCACCaacttctctctccctctcactTTCCTAGACATTGCTTGGTTCAAATTTCCTCCAGCTcagcaaattatattttatgagcTCACCGAGTCAAGTCCTACCTTCTTCAATTTAGTAATCCTCCCCAGGCTAAAAAAATCACTCTCCCAAGCACTATTCCATTTTCTCCCACTTGCTGGCCACCTAGTGTGGCCAGAAAACTCCCAAAAACCCATCCTCTTATACACTCTAAATGATGCAATTTCACTCACGATAGCCGAGTCAAATGCAGACCTCAGTCATCTCTCAGGGAATGAAACTCGGCAAGCAATCGAATCGTTTCCATATATCCCTGAGCTACCAACATCTGACACTAAAGCTTCAGTGATCGCTTTGCAAATAACATTGTTTCCTAACAAAGGGTTTTCTATTAGCATCGTTTGTCATCATGGAATTCTTGATGGGAAATCTGCTACAACTTTCATCAAGGCATGGGCCTATATATGCAAACACCTAGAAAATGATCAACAACCTTCGTTACCTAGTGAGCTAACCCCATTTTTGGACAGGGGAGTTATCAAGGATGCACATGGACTTGAAATGATCTTCTTGAACCAATGGTTAGCACTGACCAGGTCGGATATAAAGTCCGACTCTCGAAGCTTGAAGTTGGTGTCAAACATGGCAGTGTCACCTGACGTAGTTCGAGCCACATTTCAGTTGACTCGTGAAGACATAGAGATCTTAAGGGAAACAATATCGTCCCAGTTGGAAAAGGTCCATAAAGAAGAGCTAAAACCAACAAAACAACTGGACTACATGTCAACTTTTGTACTTACATGTGCTTATACAGTAGTTTGCATGGTGAAAGCCAGAGGAGGGGATAATAATAGAAAGATTTACTTTATATTCTCAGCAGATTGTAGGGGCAGATTAGACCCTCCGATTCCACAAAATTATATTGGTAACTGTATTAGCAGCCAACACATTGTTATCAAGGCAGGAGTTTCCATGGAGGAATGCGGGGTTGCAATGATAGCAGAGAGGATTAGTGGCATGATAAAAGGGCTAGAGAAGGGACTTTTTGAAGGAGCTAAGGAGAGACTACTTGAACTGGCTTCTATAGAACCGGGTGCAGAAATCATTGGGGTTACTGGATCCACCCGATTTGAGGATTACAGCTGGGATTTTGGATGGGGAAGACCCAACAAAGTGGAGTTTACAGGAAATGCTAGGGGAGGAGTTATTTCTTTGGCAAGGAGTAGAGAGGGAAATGGTGGTGTTGAGATTGGTTTGGCCTTGAAGAGGCATGAAATGGAAAATTTAGTTTCGTTCTTTGTTAACGACCTCAAAAATTTTGCACAAATCTCAAAATAG